One window of Cucurbita pepo subsp. pepo cultivar mu-cu-16 chromosome LG19, ASM280686v2, whole genome shotgun sequence genomic DNA carries:
- the LOC111781796 gene encoding MADS-box protein FBP24-like isoform X1 yields the protein MGRGKIAIRRIENRTTRQVTFSKRRAGLFKKTHELSVLCDAQIALIVFSSNGKLFEYCSQATCSMDQIIRRYQIAIGNPIPDQNMNDPEELERLLRIMRKDTDELQLSLQRYTAEDLSTFQLRDLDEIENRLQTSLNRVRARKSEVLQQQVENLRRKEKMLEDENEQIYHLIREQQMAMEEQQEVAAAMMMQKRRSEEEEMRIRRPGDHQNQNQNHHHHHHYHHHHHGVEDQAVVSMEGDDDDHGDAFGFSNPHIIHPHLQLQLHPHDEPNSVLQLGGPLPPPPPPPFLHPYRLQPFQPNLHSSTTYATP from the exons ATGGGCAGAGGAAAAATAGCGATCAGGAGAATCGAAAATCGGACGACAAGGCAGGTTACGTTCTCTAAGCGGCGAGCCGGGCTGTTCAAGAAGACTCATGAACTCTCCGTTCTGTGTGATGCACAGATCGCCCTCATCGTCTTCTCCAGTAACGGCAAGTTGTTTGAATACTGCAGCCAGGCAACCTG CAGCATGGATCAAATAATCAGGCGCTACCAGATTGCCATCGGGAACCCTATTCCGGACCAGAATATGAACGACCCG GAAGAATTGGAGAGGCTGTTGCGGATTATGAGAAAAGACACAGACGAGCTTCAGCTGAGCTTGCAGCGCTACACGGCGGAGGATTTGAGCACTTTCCAGCTTCGCGATCTCGACGAAATCGAGAACCGTCTCCAAACCTCCCTCAACAGAGTTCGAGCTCGAAAg TCAGAGGTGTTACAGCAGCAAGTGGAAAACCTGCGGAGGAag GAGAAAATGCTGGAGGATGAAAATGAACAAATCTACCATttg ATAAGAGAGCAGCAGATGGCGATGGAGGAGCAGCAGGAGGTAGCGGCGGCGATGATGATGCAGAAACGAAGAAGCGAAGAGGAAGAGATGAGAATTAGGAGGCCGGGAGATCatcagaatcagaatcagaatcatcatcatcatcatcattatcatcatcatcatcatggcGTTGAAGATCAGGCAGTTGTAAGTATGGAAggcgatgatgatgatcatggcGATGCGTTCGGGTTCAGTAATCCTCACATTATCCATCCCCACCTTCAACTTCAGCTTCATCCTCATGATGAGCCCAACAGCGTTCTTCAGCTGGGCGGCCCACtccctcctccgccgccgccgccctTCCTCCACCCCTACCGCCTTCAGCCCTTTCAGCCCAACCTCCATTCCTCCACTACTTACGCTACCCCCTGA
- the LOC111781796 gene encoding MADS-box protein FBP24-like isoform X2: protein MGRGKIAIRRIENRTTRQVTFSKRRAGLFKKTHELSVLCDAQIALIVFSSNGKLFEYCSQATCMDQIIRRYQIAIGNPIPDQNMNDPEELERLLRIMRKDTDELQLSLQRYTAEDLSTFQLRDLDEIENRLQTSLNRVRARKSEVLQQQVENLRRKEKMLEDENEQIYHLIREQQMAMEEQQEVAAAMMMQKRRSEEEEMRIRRPGDHQNQNQNHHHHHHYHHHHHGVEDQAVVSMEGDDDDHGDAFGFSNPHIIHPHLQLQLHPHDEPNSVLQLGGPLPPPPPPPFLHPYRLQPFQPNLHSSTTYATP, encoded by the exons ATGGGCAGAGGAAAAATAGCGATCAGGAGAATCGAAAATCGGACGACAAGGCAGGTTACGTTCTCTAAGCGGCGAGCCGGGCTGTTCAAGAAGACTCATGAACTCTCCGTTCTGTGTGATGCACAGATCGCCCTCATCGTCTTCTCCAGTAACGGCAAGTTGTTTGAATACTGCAGCCAGGCAACCTG CATGGATCAAATAATCAGGCGCTACCAGATTGCCATCGGGAACCCTATTCCGGACCAGAATATGAACGACCCG GAAGAATTGGAGAGGCTGTTGCGGATTATGAGAAAAGACACAGACGAGCTTCAGCTGAGCTTGCAGCGCTACACGGCGGAGGATTTGAGCACTTTCCAGCTTCGCGATCTCGACGAAATCGAGAACCGTCTCCAAACCTCCCTCAACAGAGTTCGAGCTCGAAAg TCAGAGGTGTTACAGCAGCAAGTGGAAAACCTGCGGAGGAag GAGAAAATGCTGGAGGATGAAAATGAACAAATCTACCATttg ATAAGAGAGCAGCAGATGGCGATGGAGGAGCAGCAGGAGGTAGCGGCGGCGATGATGATGCAGAAACGAAGAAGCGAAGAGGAAGAGATGAGAATTAGGAGGCCGGGAGATCatcagaatcagaatcagaatcatcatcatcatcatcattatcatcatcatcatcatggcGTTGAAGATCAGGCAGTTGTAAGTATGGAAggcgatgatgatgatcatggcGATGCGTTCGGGTTCAGTAATCCTCACATTATCCATCCCCACCTTCAACTTCAGCTTCATCCTCATGATGAGCCCAACAGCGTTCTTCAGCTGGGCGGCCCACtccctcctccgccgccgccgccctTCCTCCACCCCTACCGCCTTCAGCCCTTTCAGCCCAACCTCCATTCCTCCACTACTTACGCTACCCCCTGA